One Novipirellula caenicola genomic window carries:
- a CDS encoding cysteine desulfurase family protein: MIYLDNHATTRCDPRVVEAMLPWLSEDFGNPSSVSHEMGRSAAAAVQQSAATIAATLNVPSDSVVFTSGATESNNLAIRGVCLHPRQKKRHFVTVSSEHRAVLDVGDDLQRDGFRVTRVPVISNGDDAAGIVDLDQLAEAIDDDTALVSVMWANNEIGSIAPMKTIADLCHSRGVLLHSDATQAVGRIPVDMLDADVDLLSASAHKFYGPKGSGLLVVGNGNRRVRLKPQIVGGGQQQERRSGTLNTAGIVAMATALKLAVDEMQSQSEQIRHMRNKLCQLLCDGIDGIQINGIPLDSPNRLVGNLNLQLELIEGEAWMAATPSVAFSSGSACSSVDAKPSHVLTATGLSESEARRSVRFGIGRFNTEQQIEQAAVWLIESHAKLRRMS; the protein is encoded by the coding sequence ATGATTTATCTTGACAACCACGCCACCACGAGATGCGATCCACGGGTCGTCGAGGCGATGTTGCCATGGTTGTCCGAGGATTTTGGGAACCCTAGCAGTGTATCTCATGAAATGGGACGCAGCGCCGCGGCGGCCGTCCAACAATCCGCAGCCACGATCGCGGCGACGTTGAATGTCCCCTCCGATTCGGTGGTCTTCACCAGCGGTGCGACCGAAAGCAATAATTTAGCCATCCGCGGTGTTTGTCTGCATCCTCGCCAAAAAAAGCGTCATTTCGTCACCGTGTCCTCCGAGCACCGCGCCGTGTTGGATGTGGGAGATGATCTGCAGCGTGACGGGTTTCGCGTGACGCGAGTCCCCGTGATCAGCAATGGCGACGATGCAGCTGGAATCGTCGATCTAGACCAACTCGCCGAAGCAATCGATGACGACACCGCACTGGTTTCGGTGATGTGGGCCAACAACGAAATCGGCTCGATCGCTCCGATGAAAACCATTGCCGATCTTTGCCATTCTCGCGGCGTGCTGCTGCACAGCGACGCGACGCAGGCAGTAGGCCGAATCCCGGTCGACATGCTCGATGCCGATGTGGATTTGCTGAGTGCATCGGCTCACAAGTTTTATGGCCCCAAGGGCAGCGGTTTACTGGTGGTCGGCAACGGCAATCGCCGAGTACGATTGAAACCGCAAATCGTTGGCGGCGGACAGCAGCAGGAACGACGCAGCGGCACGCTCAACACGGCTGGAATTGTAGCGATGGCGACGGCACTAAAATTGGCCGTCGACGAGATGCAAAGCCAATCCGAGCAGATCCGGCACATGCGAAACAAGCTATGCCAGTTGCTGTGCGATGGGATCGACGGCATCCAAATCAATGGCATTCCACTGGATTCACCTAACCGCTTGGTGGGCAATTTAAATTTGCAACTTGAATTGATCGAAGGCGAGGCTTGGATGGCCGCAACGCCATCGGTCGCATTCAGCAGCGGATCGGCATGTAGCAGCGTCGATGCAAAACCAAGCCACGTACTGACCGCAACCGGGCTGAGTGAATCCGAGGCACGACGAAGTGTTCGCTTTGGAATCGGTCGGTTCAATACCGAGCAACAGATCGAGCAGGCGGCAGTGTGGTTGATCGAATCACACGCCAAACTGCGTCGCATGTCCTAG
- a CDS encoding Gfo/Idh/MocA family oxidoreductase, translated as MSGEGSITRFGVLGTGRITRRLVADIQSTDGAEVTAIASRTSERARWYADQYGIGASVEGYESLLVRDDVDAVYVALPPSMHAEWAIAAAKAGKHVLCEKPLTLSTKQSLAVHLACEAHGVRLLDATGWLHHERTEMFRRWLDEGRFGKIGHISAAVSFFRPFITGEHRLDPALGGGCLLDLGWYVCSLARFIAGGLPNRVVAGRVVRQGVAQRITAMMWFDHDVTATLSCGYDTSTRKWFEVAGSDASLVCDDFTRPWHDRPARCWIHDATGGVEQFPFEGNQERRMIAKFISDEPLDAYHQQALDTQHMIDAINESVELAHDEV; from the coding sequence ATGAGTGGTGAAGGATCGATCACACGTTTCGGAGTACTTGGCACGGGACGGATTACACGGCGATTGGTCGCCGACATCCAGTCCACCGACGGCGCCGAAGTGACGGCGATTGCCAGTCGAACCAGCGAACGAGCGCGTTGGTACGCCGATCAATACGGCATCGGAGCGTCCGTGGAAGGTTACGAGTCGCTTTTAGTACGCGATGACGTGGATGCGGTTTATGTCGCATTGCCGCCATCGATGCATGCCGAATGGGCTATCGCAGCGGCCAAAGCCGGCAAGCACGTGTTGTGCGAAAAACCGCTAACGCTTTCCACCAAACAATCGCTTGCAGTTCACTTGGCGTGTGAAGCTCACGGGGTTCGTCTACTCGACGCAACGGGTTGGCTGCACCACGAACGGACCGAGATGTTTCGCCGCTGGTTGGACGAAGGGCGGTTTGGAAAAATTGGCCACATCAGCGCCGCAGTCTCTTTTTTCCGCCCTTTCATCACCGGCGAACATCGACTGGACCCCGCGTTGGGCGGTGGATGTTTATTGGATCTCGGTTGGTACGTCTGCTCGTTAGCAAGATTTATCGCCGGCGGGTTGCCTAACCGTGTGGTCGCCGGACGCGTCGTCCGGCAAGGCGTCGCCCAGCGGATTACGGCGATGATGTGGTTCGACCATGACGTGACCGCAACGCTGTCGTGTGGTTACGACACCTCGACGCGAAAGTGGTTCGAAGTCGCCGGCAGTGACGCATCGCTGGTGTGCGATGACTTCACACGTCCTTGGCATGATCGTCCCGCCCGCTGCTGGATCCACGATGCAACCGGAGGCGTCGAGCAGTTTCCATTCGAAGGCAACCAAGAACGTCGAATGATCGCAAAATTCATCAGCGACGAACCTCTCGACGCCTATCACCAACAAGCACTCGATACCCAGCACATGATCGATGCGATCAACGAATCGGTGGAACTTGCCCACGACGAGGTGTGA
- the nagB gene encoding glucosamine-6-phosphate deaminase, whose amino-acid sequence MHKPVSKSADAHAAKVIVCADAAAASRTVANMIVAAVNANPSMVLGLATGGTPTATYANIVDDYRAGKVQFKDVTSFNLDEYIGLSGTHPQSFRYFMQSELFDHIDIDPNNTFVPDGDARDPDAHAIQYEAQIAASGGIDLQLLGIGHNGHIAFNEPGASPSTRTRVVELTPSTIEKNARFFASADEVPKTAITMGIGTILEAKKILLLATGDGKAEAVRRSLQEAASEAIPASWLEQHPDVTFVLDEAAASELVR is encoded by the coding sequence ATGCACAAGCCTGTCTCGAAATCAGCGGACGCCCATGCTGCAAAGGTCATCGTTTGTGCAGACGCAGCTGCCGCATCACGCACCGTGGCAAACATGATCGTCGCGGCCGTCAACGCGAACCCGTCCATGGTCTTGGGGTTGGCGACCGGCGGCACGCCGACCGCGACCTATGCGAACATCGTCGACGATTACCGAGCCGGTAAAGTGCAGTTCAAAGACGTGACCTCTTTTAATCTGGACGAATACATCGGGCTCAGCGGAACGCACCCTCAGAGTTTTCGCTACTTTATGCAGTCCGAACTGTTTGATCACATCGACATTGATCCTAACAACACTTTTGTTCCTGATGGGGATGCACGCGATCCAGACGCGCACGCGATCCAGTACGAAGCACAAATCGCTGCATCCGGAGGCATTGATCTGCAATTACTGGGTATCGGCCACAATGGACACATCGCCTTTAATGAACCAGGGGCATCACCTAGCACTCGAACACGCGTCGTTGAGTTGACGCCGTCAACGATCGAAAAAAATGCACGCTTCTTTGCTTCGGCCGACGAGGTGCCCAAGACCGCGATCACGATGGGGATTGGGACGATCTTGGAAGCGAAAAAGATTCTCTTGTTGGCCACAGGTGATGGCAAAGCCGAAGCGGTGCGGCGTTCGCTGCAGGAAGCAGCCAGCGAAGCGATTCCCGCATCGTGGCTCGAGCAGCATCCCGACGTGACCTTTGTCCTGGATGAAGCCGCCGCGAGTGAGTTAGTGCGGTAG
- a CDS encoding HD domain-containing protein yields MIPEVAQLNQASSLVRIPPAEGVPISPRVRRIIDSPPMRRLASISQLGMVALVYPGATHSRFEHSLGVYLNALRLLARFTGDASLDPPLDARSADAFVLAALLHDVGHWPFCHPIEDMRLTGFREHESRVSDWIEQSELRQCIERDWACEIQDVVDLLEPAKKSAESPTSHLPLDFLRSCLSGPIDIDKLDYLQRDSLHSGVPYGRNFDVGRLIESMCVHPTKGILAIGEKGRTAAEMMVFARYVMFSEVYWHHTVRSATAMLQRAVFLIKDQLELESTFKLNDAQWIARLVEVSNSLRDSSLGNPYSLVDGLFGPQRRLYKRVAEFNAIDAVDGHAVEVHRQIARRPYWWLVAASEKLAARLSSMTGEQVVAEDILIDAPPVKLEVDINVDVILRDGNFDRACRTGDVTGGALAGDAESTWRSPIGVTLANVSPVARALARQQFDDQVKRVRVFVHPDKRSKMSAAVHADGDWSKVLIDVVQSVDNEIV; encoded by the coding sequence ATGATTCCTGAAGTCGCCCAGCTGAACCAAGCCTCTTCGCTGGTTCGCATTCCACCGGCCGAAGGGGTTCCGATTTCGCCCCGTGTACGACGGATCATTGATTCGCCACCGATGCGTCGCTTGGCGTCGATCAGCCAACTAGGGATGGTGGCGTTGGTTTACCCGGGAGCGACCCACTCGCGATTCGAGCATTCGTTAGGCGTTTATCTGAACGCACTTCGGTTGTTGGCCCGATTCACCGGTGATGCCTCGCTGGACCCGCCGCTTGATGCACGTTCGGCCGACGCTTTCGTATTGGCGGCTCTACTGCACGACGTCGGGCACTGGCCGTTTTGTCATCCAATCGAAGATATGCGGTTAACCGGATTCCGCGAACACGAATCTCGTGTGTCCGACTGGATCGAGCAATCCGAGCTTCGCCAATGTATCGAACGAGATTGGGCATGCGAGATCCAAGATGTTGTCGATCTGTTAGAACCGGCAAAGAAATCGGCGGAATCGCCTACGAGTCATCTTCCGCTTGATTTTCTTCGCAGCTGTCTCAGCGGCCCGATCGATATCGACAAGCTTGATTATTTGCAGCGTGACAGCCTTCACTCGGGTGTCCCCTATGGTCGCAATTTCGACGTCGGGCGACTGATCGAATCGATGTGCGTTCATCCAACCAAAGGCATTTTGGCGATCGGTGAAAAAGGACGAACGGCGGCTGAGATGATGGTTTTCGCTCGCTATGTCATGTTCAGCGAAGTTTATTGGCACCACACCGTCCGTTCGGCCACGGCAATGCTGCAGCGTGCGGTGTTCTTGATCAAGGACCAACTCGAACTTGAATCCACCTTCAAGTTGAACGATGCTCAGTGGATCGCTCGACTCGTCGAGGTTAGCAACTCGCTTCGTGACTCGTCGCTTGGTAACCCTTATTCGCTAGTAGACGGTTTGTTTGGCCCTCAGCGTCGGTTATACAAACGGGTCGCCGAGTTCAACGCCATCGATGCAGTTGACGGTCATGCGGTCGAAGTGCATCGCCAAATCGCCCGACGTCCGTATTGGTGGTTGGTTGCCGCAAGCGAAAAACTAGCCGCTCGTTTGTCATCAATGACCGGCGAACAGGTGGTTGCCGAAGACATCCTGATTGATGCACCGCCCGTCAAATTGGAAGTCGACATCAATGTCGATGTCATTTTGCGTGATGGTAATTTCGATCGTGCTTGCCGTACCGGCGACGTCACCGGCGGTGCATTGGCTGGGGACGCCGAATCAACGTGGCGATCACCGATCGGCGTGACTTTGGCGAATGTTTCTCCGGTCGCACGGGCACTGGCACGACAACAATTCGACGATCAAGTCAAGCGGGTTCGCGTGTTTGTGCATCCCGACAAACGCAGTAAGATGTCCGCCGCCGTTCACGCTGATGGCGATTGGTCTAAAGTCTTGATCGATGTGGTCCAAAGTGTCGACAACGAGATCGTTTAA
- a CDS encoding tRNA (cytidine(34)-2'-O)-methyltransferase, whose protein sequence is MKQNQEKQEPCHGKGDSIATLPSAHVVLYQPEIPGNTGNIGRTCVAVGAKLWIVHPAGFQLDEKHVRRAGLDYWKHLMIEEVVNWDALTEKLSPRRFFYFSRFATKTIWDAKFQEDDVFVFGSESSGLPESILDRDAPNALRIPTTGKVRSLNLATTAGIVLYEHQRQVRSLGE, encoded by the coding sequence ATGAAACAGAATCAAGAAAAGCAGGAGCCGTGTCATGGGAAAGGCGACAGTATAGCGACTTTACCGTCGGCACATGTTGTACTCTACCAGCCTGAGATTCCGGGGAATACCGGGAACATCGGGCGAACCTGCGTCGCCGTGGGAGCCAAGTTGTGGATCGTTCACCCCGCCGGGTTTCAATTGGATGAAAAGCACGTCCGCCGGGCCGGTTTGGATTACTGGAAGCACCTGATGATCGAAGAAGTGGTCAATTGGGACGCCCTGACCGAAAAACTTTCGCCCCGCCGATTTTTCTATTTTTCGCGGTTCGCCACCAAGACGATCTGGGACGCCAAATTTCAGGAAGACGACGTGTTTGTCTTTGGTAGCGAGTCGTCGGGTTTACCTGAATCGATCCTCGATCGCGACGCGCCGAACGCACTGCGAATCCCCACCACCGGTAAAGTCAGAAGTTTGAACCTGGCTACCACCGCCGGCATCGTGTTGTACGAACACCAACGCCAAGTGCGAAGCCTCGGCGAGTGA
- a CDS encoding Gldg family protein, with product MTLNNVAFALLNLFVLDLILLLVLMAIVAALAGTKRAAYAVLKRNFVGYFGNPTGYVFLCIFVFLTSVSAFWPYEFFNQNLATLDQLNYWFPLIMLVFIPAITMSIWAEEKRQGTDELLLTLPADDFDIVIGKYMAAASIFTASLLFSQLSTFITLAVLTEGTLDTGLIFTTYLGYWFVGLAMIAIGMIASFLTGNLTVGFILGALFNAPLAFASLADSISPNKRIAEWLASSGIARPFDDFGRGVISLSAVGYFVLVAAVALYTTMVLIGRRHWTGGKDGNTMAWHYIARVLALIVITAGAVTLFRNWDYRKDLTEGKVSSLAGATKTLIQELDTDRPIVIDAFISADIPEIYARTRYELINLLKEFRSEAAKRNRTIEINLYDNIELFSEEAALASERFGIEPVTRMVREKGSFQQKELILGAAFRSGLEKVTVPIFEYGIPVEYELVRSINTVAQGTRKRIGIVSTDARLMGGVVMQGMSPSQAPKHPLVEELAKQYDVEEVDLGAPVTAGMFDAMIAVQPSTLPPDQFSRLVDAIKVGVPVAIFEDPLPVFDQTITPTGMPKQSPGSMFGGGGPMPKGNIHELWDALEIESPGTPGMQGLFSSDLVWQQFNPYPNLERNINELWIFIDENAPEVEEGEALSENSVITSKLRQVLCLYAASVRAKDNSTLKHTKLMSTGGRSGLLPFNKVQQIMQGATTVAREIDSVSPGLAVAMTIEGAAAAAEKKADGDDSSKDADKDAEKADSPAAAQGIKAVYVADTDIMSPVFLQIRADPKQAADMRFQFQNVTFILNAIDWLTGETDFIEVRKHEPIFASLRMIDSVKEIASSNVSKRSKEFQDEYDETVREAQEKMDTELKALREELEKLQKESANGRVPPDKLQAKVQAFQTLQEREQTRLEVKIAKSERDREQKIGDIQREADQKVTWIQNQVKAAAVVLPCIPPLIIGVIVFASRRLRERENISKSRLK from the coding sequence ATGACGCTCAATAACGTCGCATTTGCCCTGCTGAACCTGTTCGTCTTGGACTTGATCCTGCTGTTGGTATTAATGGCGATTGTCGCTGCACTGGCGGGTACCAAGCGAGCTGCCTATGCCGTGCTGAAGCGAAACTTTGTCGGCTATTTCGGTAACCCCACCGGCTACGTCTTCCTTTGTATCTTTGTCTTTTTGACATCGGTATCGGCGTTTTGGCCTTACGAGTTTTTCAACCAAAACTTGGCCACACTGGACCAACTGAATTACTGGTTCCCGTTGATCATGCTGGTGTTCATCCCCGCGATCACGATGAGCATTTGGGCGGAAGAAAAGCGTCAAGGCACCGACGAATTGCTGCTAACGCTGCCCGCGGATGACTTTGACATCGTGATTGGCAAGTACATGGCCGCGGCATCGATTTTCACCGCATCGCTGTTGTTTAGCCAATTGAGCACGTTCATCACGTTGGCCGTGTTGACTGAGGGGACGCTTGATACCGGGCTGATTTTCACGACCTATCTCGGTTATTGGTTTGTCGGTTTGGCGATGATCGCGATCGGTATGATCGCATCGTTTTTGACAGGGAATTTGACGGTCGGCTTTATCCTTGGCGCCCTCTTCAATGCTCCGCTTGCGTTTGCGTCGCTTGCCGATTCGATCAGCCCCAACAAACGGATTGCCGAATGGTTGGCCAGCAGCGGGATTGCACGTCCGTTTGATGATTTTGGACGGGGTGTGATCAGTTTGTCTGCCGTCGGCTATTTTGTGCTTGTCGCTGCGGTAGCACTCTACACGACGATGGTTTTGATTGGCCGACGTCACTGGACCGGTGGCAAAGACGGTAACACGATGGCGTGGCACTATATCGCTCGTGTCTTGGCCCTGATCGTGATCACGGCCGGCGCCGTCACGCTGTTTCGAAACTGGGACTATCGCAAGGACTTGACCGAGGGCAAAGTCAGCTCCTTGGCCGGCGCTACCAAGACGTTGATCCAAGAATTGGACACCGATCGACCGATCGTGATCGACGCGTTTATTAGTGCCGATATCCCCGAAATCTACGCTCGCACGCGATACGAGTTGATCAACCTGTTGAAAGAATTTCGCAGCGAAGCGGCCAAGCGTAATCGCACGATTGAAATCAATCTGTACGACAACATCGAACTGTTCAGCGAAGAGGCGGCTCTTGCATCGGAGCGGTTTGGGATCGAACCGGTCACCCGTATGGTGCGAGAAAAGGGATCCTTTCAACAAAAGGAATTGATTCTTGGGGCCGCATTCCGGTCGGGACTCGAGAAGGTTACCGTGCCGATTTTTGAATACGGGATTCCGGTTGAATACGAACTGGTTCGCTCGATCAACACCGTAGCCCAGGGAACACGAAAACGGATCGGGATCGTTTCCACCGACGCTCGTTTGATGGGCGGCGTGGTGATGCAAGGGATGTCGCCATCGCAGGCTCCGAAACATCCGTTGGTCGAAGAGCTTGCCAAGCAATATGACGTCGAAGAAGTGGATCTGGGGGCTCCGGTCACCGCGGGTATGTTCGACGCGATGATCGCCGTGCAGCCATCGACGCTGCCTCCGGATCAATTCAGTCGTCTGGTCGACGCGATCAAGGTGGGCGTCCCCGTTGCGATCTTCGAAGATCCGTTGCCGGTGTTTGACCAAACCATCACGCCCACAGGAATGCCCAAACAGTCGCCGGGCAGCATGTTTGGTGGCGGCGGTCCGATGCCCAAGGGAAACATCCACGAATTGTGGGACGCTTTGGAAATCGAATCCCCTGGGACTCCCGGAATGCAGGGATTGTTTTCGTCCGATTTGGTTTGGCAGCAATTTAATCCGTACCCCAACTTGGAACGGAATATCAATGAGCTGTGGATCTTTATCGACGAAAATGCACCCGAGGTCGAAGAGGGCGAAGCGCTCAGCGAGAACAGCGTCATCACCTCCAAACTTCGCCAAGTGCTGTGTTTGTACGCCGCGTCGGTACGAGCAAAAGACAACTCGACTCTGAAACACACCAAGTTGATGTCCACCGGTGGCCGCAGTGGCTTGTTGCCCTTCAACAAGGTGCAGCAGATCATGCAGGGAGCGACGACGGTTGCTCGAGAGATCGACAGCGTCAGCCCCGGATTGGCCGTCGCGATGACGATCGAAGGGGCCGCTGCGGCAGCCGAGAAGAAAGCCGATGGCGATGACTCGAGTAAGGACGCCGACAAGGACGCCGAGAAAGCGGATTCGCCTGCGGCGGCTCAAGGCATCAAGGCAGTTTATGTTGCCGACACCGACATCATGTCGCCGGTCTTTTTGCAGATCCGGGCCGATCCCAAACAGGCGGCCGACATGCGGTTCCAGTTCCAAAACGTGACCTTCATTTTGAACGCGATCGATTGGTTGACCGGTGAAACCGACTTTATCGAAGTGCGAAAGCATGAGCCGATTTTTGCCAGTTTGCGAATGATCGATTCGGTCAAAGAAATCGCCAGCAGCAATGTCAGCAAGCGTAGTAAGGAATTCCAAGACGAGTATGACGAGACCGTCCGTGAAGCTCAGGAGAAAATGGACACCGAGCTGAAGGCACTGCGAGAGGAGCTAGAGAAGCTTCAGAAGGAAAGTGCCAACGGACGCGTGCCTCCCGATAAGTTGCAAGCCAAGGTCCAAGCGTTCCAAACGTTGCAAGAACGCGAGCAGACTCGTTTGGAAGTCAAGATTGCCAAGAGCGAGCGTGATCGCGAACAAAAGATTGGTGACATTCAGCGTGAAGCCGATCAGAAAGTGACTTGGATTCAAAACCAAGTCAAAGCCGCAGCCGTTGTGCTGCCATGTATCCCACCATTGATCATCGGTGTGATTGTATTCGCCTCGCGGCGATTGCGTGAACGAGAAAACATCAGCAAAAGCCGTTTGAAATAG
- a CDS encoding ABC transporter ATP-binding protein: MTIQNESRRPMIEAIGLSKFYGPFAATRDVTFSVGEGELVAFLGPNGAGKSTTMKMLTGYIAASEGEARIAGHNMMEDRIEGSRHLGYLPENGPLYPEMTPYAMLSFFAEARGMTASRKKDRIDAVVDICDLSSVVHKPISKLSKGFKQRVGMSQALLHEPDVLILDEPTAGLDPNQIRGVRKTMRRLSETKTILLSTHILQEVEAMADRVVMINEGRLVYDGDVEGLRKLGANDLDEAFHSLTQGATA, encoded by the coding sequence ATGACGATTCAAAATGAATCCCGCCGGCCCATGATCGAAGCGATCGGGCTGAGTAAGTTTTATGGTCCTTTTGCCGCGACTCGTGACGTCACTTTTTCGGTCGGCGAAGGCGAATTGGTGGCGTTTTTGGGCCCCAATGGTGCTGGAAAAAGCACCACGATGAAAATGTTGACCGGGTACATCGCCGCCAGCGAAGGTGAGGCTCGGATCGCAGGTCACAACATGATGGAGGACCGGATCGAAGGCAGTCGGCATTTGGGCTATCTGCCTGAAAATGGGCCGCTTTATCCGGAAATGACCCCGTATGCGATGCTTAGTTTTTTCGCCGAAGCACGAGGCATGACGGCGAGTCGCAAGAAAGATCGTATCGATGCGGTTGTCGATATTTGTGACCTATCAAGTGTCGTGCATAAACCGATCAGCAAACTTTCCAAAGGCTTTAAGCAGCGTGTTGGCATGAGCCAAGCGTTGTTGCACGAACCCGACGTTTTGATCCTGGACGAACCGACCGCCGGTTTGGATCCGAACCAGATTCGTGGGGTCCGAAAAACGATGCGGCGATTAAGCGAAACAAAAACGATTTTGCTTAGCACCCACATTTTGCAAGAAGTCGAAGCGATGGCCGATCGTGTGGTCATGATCAACGAAGGGCGACTGGTTTACGACGGGGACGTCGAAGGTCTGCGAAAGCTTGGTGCAAACGATTTGGACGAAGCCTTCCACTCGCTGACTCAGGGTGCCACCGCCTAG